Part of the Denticeps clupeoides chromosome 3, fDenClu1.1, whole genome shotgun sequence genome, GGTGCGTGGGATTTTGAACAAAGTCTGAACAAAGAAAGGAGCAAGTGGTTTAAAAGGGATCTACAGACCACTCTTGAGATGAAAACTGGACTCTGCATCAGCAAAGTTAACACGTTTATGACATGATTGTTTTATTCTTGTTTCATttagtattactttttttttttcttaattaacatttgaaaagtaaaaaaccAACCAGTCaagcttttttgtttatttatgtgtatattATAAAGGGTTACTAGGCGCCCTcttttctgtcttctttttGGGTCCTTGAAATGGCATCCAGACAGGGTTTTAGAATGTTGGGGTTTTTTAAGCTGATTAAACATTAGTCACGTCATGGCATCCTTTACTTGCGCTCATGCTAGTGCAGGAGTTGGCAACCCCGCAGCTCTTTCATCCTTATACTGTGGCTCCCCGTGGCTTtggaaaagaaataataatttaataataattataaattaaataataattgtgttttattcttatccaatgtttttttttattattgattgtaGTTTGAAATTGGAAGATTGTGATCTTGTCCACAATTAATTTGCCCAACCTGTATTAAATGACTGCCTGTCCACGCAGTCCTGTGCCAAATATGATGACAGTGTGACAAaagtagactttttttttttttttaagtccacAGTTGTGATATTtagtgtttttgtctttgtgatacactgcaaatATACTAACCTTTAAACCTGCTAAATTCCTCgaacatttcctttccctcttagtctagcaccaGTAGCACGCAAAGAAatctgggcttttaaaaagctgtacttgtctggAATTATAAAGCACAGCTCAAATAGAAAggcaattatattttaatacaattaatgGTCTAGTTTGCACAGAAAACAATAGTGTATTAGAGGTGCACCTGCTGTagatattttgtacattttatttgtacctGGGATCCCATGGGACAATGCATTGCTAGGAGGAGGAGGCAGTGCGGTTACATTGACCTAGAAACATGCTCCAGGAATCAGACTAAAGACCTTGTCATGGAGTGAGGGAGATTAGAAGATTAGATGGGCTTCTCTCAGACTTCTGAAGATGGGCTAGAAATTCTTCGGTCATCTGCCATTCCTTTTGGTACCAGAATAGATTCTGACTATGAAACCCACAAACTGTTCATTTGGTGGGACCTATAGACACCCATGACATGCAATACAAAAAACATGCTTTTTCTGTAGATTTGACTTTGCTGTTGTGGTACCAGCTTGTTGTCCCACACAACCACCATCCTAATAAACAGGTAAACTATACCAAGCACTTCTCACTTAATCACGTGGCAGAGCATCATGTCTAGCTTCATCCATGGGTACCTGCTATGGATCCACAACTCCACACCCCTTCTAAGGTGAACAGTGGAAAAGTAGATCACCACATGCTTATTGCATGTGATTAGACAGGTGCTCCGACATTCATTTCTGCAAGGACAGTTTgtgtaaattaattattatttaaaactgcaTGAGTAACCTCCATGTTGTAACCTTCAAAAGAGGCTTCTAAGTGCgcgttggggtggtagtagcctagtgggtaacacactcgcctatgaaccaggagaccctggttcaaaccccacttactaccatcgtgtccctgagcaagacacttaaccctaaattgctccggggggactgttcctataactactgattgtaagtcactctggataagggagtctggtaaatgtaaatgtgttacaaAATATAATGTGATGTTCTTCCAAAAGGGGATATTGcttatattacaaaatatataaaaaaaagtctttattaTATAGTCATATATATCATATGCCGACTCATAACAATAAACACAGGGTTCGTACGGGTGCTTGAAATCCTGGAAAATGGTGTTTTCAAGGTTAGAAAAGTGGTTTGATTTTGGACAAAGTGCTTGAACCTGcttgaatttgaaattgcatCGCTTTCATAATAATTTGTTATCTTACGGAGTAGTTTTCCTTTTagctaaaaatgcattttgcacaaaataaaaataactccACGCTTGTGGCTGTAGTGGTGTAATCTTCCAATGGATGCACGCCCTCTGTTGGAGCAGAGTGGGAGGTGAAAACATGCCGGGAGGTTGCATGTTGGCTGGAGGATGAAAAATACTAATTATGGCTAAAACGTGGACCACGTCCTCAATTAGCCActtgcaaaatatgcaaaaaggaCGTGCAGCTCTTCACCATGGGAGAGGCCGCGCTTTCAAGCCATATCAAAGGtaagttttatgttttttgattAGGCCAATTAGCTAATTGATATTCACCATCACGGTACATTAAGTTTTTACATTTCCGTTTGTGTGCTTACCGATTTAATTCTTCTGTCGCGTGAATTCTTTCATCAAACAACAGGGCAATACGATGTAAACGATATTTATTCTTCCATTTCTATCGCCAGATTCAGTGTTTAACGGCAGTTTGGCAAGTGCATAGTGAGCTCGCGTTAgactttttatttactgtacgTTTCAGTAGAGGGGAACGTCTATTGTTCACTTATGATTTAATCCCAATTTGAATAACCGTttttgggtaacacactcgcctatgaaccagaagacacagtttcaaaccccacttacaaacattgtgtccctgagcaagacactgaaccctgagtgtctccaggggaggactgtccctgtaactattgattgtaagtcactctggataagggtgtctggtaaatgctgtaaatgtatatgagaAGCTTGAGACTGTGTGTTAAGATATAGGCTTCCACAACCTGATTCAGCTGGCAATGGATGGCCCAAACGTGATCTGGAAGCTCTTTTCCATAGAACAACAAACAGGCAAGAAAATGCTTAATGTTGGATATTTGGTTTGTATATACTAAACAATTCCTTCAGAGCAGGGTGTGCATCCACAGACTGGGACCTGAAAATGCTCTTTCAAAACCATCTTCTAAATTTTTCAACACTGCTCAGATGACACCATTCACACCATTATTTAACTTATACCAGACAGATGAACCCATGCTGCCATTTATGAGTTGGGGATCTCACCAACATGCTTAGGAGTCTCTTGGAGAAGTTTATCAAGCCCAGTATCATAAAGAATGCAACAACTACATTAAAGCTTCTACAAGTTGACTATGCTGATCCAGTCAACCACATGAATGTTACCAAACTGAGAGTGGGATTTGTCACAGCCCTGGAGGAGCACAAGAAGAAGAACTCGGATGCTGAGAGGCTGAGCCTGGAGTTTAGGCAGAACTGCAAACTACTTTTGCTGAGGATGGTCTCCATGCTTTTTGAAAAGGCTCCGCTCAAATATCCTCTTGTGAGAAGCCTTTCTGTTCTCAATCTCAAGAGGTGAGCACCCGAAAACTCACCACTGTTCTGCGGCTCTTTGTGGAAACTGTAGAGAAATGCTGTGATGACATTCTGAGGGAGTTTGGTCACTTCTATGACCACAGCCTGATGACCGCATCAGATTATTCTAGAATCTGCTGCCAGACAGAAATTCCACATTTATCTTGAAATCCAAAAAGAGGAGACTAGAGGTGGATATGAGGGTCCGCTGATGACAATGCAGAAAAAGCTGAATCACAAGGAAAACTGAGCTTTGTCTCAATGTCCAATGGCCTTCAAAGAGCAgcaaaggaaaagaaaggaggTCTGGAGACTTTGGAGAAACAGCTAGCTGGAACTGAAGGACACTCCTTAACAGGCCCTACCTGTTTGGCCTGGTCCTGGATAAGCTAGTTATTGTTTTTGCACTatattttgttcagtttcatttttGCACTATTTTCATTGCAGTTTTTTGCACTTGTGTTGTTAATTGCAGAAGGCAGAAAAGAATGTTCCTGTTTTACACAATTAaagtgtttattgaaattgtaTTTATCTGTCTGGtcattatttgtcatttatATATAGGTTATATCGAATGCCAAGACTACTTACAGAGAGGTGATACATTAACATTAAACacgttttcttttaattttttgttaataGCACCATGGAtttaaatgtggaaaaagtacaTGCAATATATACACGAGGTTGTTAGGTGCTGGAAAAACACCAAAATGCACCTTGAAAGTGCTCGAAAAGTGCTGGAATTTGAAGTTGGAAAAGGTGTAAGAACCCTGTAAACAGAATGATAAAGTTCTAATGATAATGAGTTGTCCTCAATCAGAATTTCCACAGGTTTCAGTGTGCACATGCTGGGTTGATTCTCACATTTCTGTATCCTCCTGCTCCGTCCAGAGGAAGTCTTTGAGAGACCAGTGGCTGATGGAGGGACCACCCATATCCCCAGATGCCTCTGGGCCCCGATCGCCACTGTGGAGTTTGCAGGCCCAGGACATGGAGAAGCAAATCGAGAAGTAAAGTCATGCAGAGTTCTtaaatgtatctgtaaaaaatcaatttggaaaaatgaaaaaacctaccagttataattttttttattatctatgTTGCAAACGTTTAGAATTGTAAACGGAAGCTTGAGTGATGAAGGTATACAAAACTGTCCTCAAAGTCTCAtacataaatgctttaaaaatatacTAATCAAATTCCAAGCTGTTTAAAATTTAGATTTAGCATCTGTATCAGTCCTAATTTAGTGATAAGTAATGTTTAATGATCTATTTGTTTATTCAAAGTATCGTAATTATTGTATTGCATGTGCCTGTGTCTGCACAATTGTGaaaactgtttgtgtgtggtgtgttagCTTGCAGACCAagactctgcagctggaggagaaggtggCGCAACATATGGGCCACAGCAGTGAGGAGTTAAAGAGCGACAGCATTACACACGACAGCGTGAGATGCCTCTTCTCCTCGCACTGCTTCTCATGCCATGTCCTGCCCAAACCTCCACTTCACACACCTTCTATATATAGAGCTCTGCTGCTGGGAGTTCATTACCGCCACACGCtccatgtatatatatatatatatacgcagCTCGATAATGAATAACAGTGCTCACAACAATACCCGGCCTTTTGAAGCTTTCGCCTGAAATGAACAGAAAGTCTGGGGAGTGTATGTTTTCAGCAGGGCAGCTGAGGGATTGGGCGGGAATCCTTTTCCTGCTGAGCTCAAAGGGTTTCTTGTTGCTCAGTGGTGATGAGCATGTTTATTTTTAAGACCGAAGACAATGTGAATTTGTATTGAGCGTATACATGCCTCGCTGTTGCAAATTGCACTGAATGGAGGTTACCACGGAGTCCTAAATAGACTTGGAGTGTAGATGATAAAGGAGTGTAGATGATAAAGGTCTCGTTCTAGTAGAGCTACTCCTGTGAGGTGCCGCAGTCACCAGCGACATCATGGCCTTCGTTgggttaataaaaaataaaacattagccataaaaatacagaatatacatgtatacaatGCATCATatgttccaaaatgtatttaatgaacTGGGAATATATTAACTTGGCATGTGTTGACAGTGTTGTAGACATTGCTGCTGCAGATGGCTCTGTTCAGTGTTTAATTTTTGCCTTGCAGTGTTATCACTGTGAGGTTTTAATATCTATTATTATTCTCTATTTTTTTTCGTCATCAGGGTTTAAGTCTTTTGGTCCTGTGACTCCCCCTAGTGGTTAATGAGCGTAAATGAGCCTCTGTTGGTATTGTGAGGTGTTCCGACTGGTTTAGGGACCCTGTGGACTGTGTAgaaatgaatcgtataatcaatgcattgcaatgcaCATGTGGACTATTCTGCAGTGCAGAACACAGTGAATTATATCATAGTAACTGTGGCTGCCTAATTTGAGTACGGGTACTCAGGTAGGTACTCTAGgtaccaggagtttagaaaaccatgcATGTTTTTTGCCCCGTTGTGAGCGCAGTGCGTGGCAAATTCGGTCTGAAAACGTCTTCCAATTTTCTCCAGTGAGCAGATAACTGGCTCAGTCCACACTCACCTGACCCCACGGATGACTGACCCAGAcatttctgccgtttgtggcttcaggtttgAGCGGATTTGGGTCGTGTAGtgcaggaaactctggtgaagcattGCAGGGAAAGGAGGCCCAccgggaagaaagagaatctcacgTCACGTTTGGGGTTTCCATCACATACAAAGGAGCACTATCagtatttgtgaaagtgaagtgcacacagtgcacacagtgaaatttgtcctctgcatttaacccatcaccctgagtgagcagtgggcaccatgacaggcgcccggggagcagtgtgtggggacggtgctttgctcagtggcacctgggcagatcaggattcgaaccggcgaccttctgattatggggccgcttccttaaccgctaggccaccacttccccaatgACAAACAtacgactgttacaaggtgagcgcggactgaacgcAACAGTTGTTCTGCTCATTGTCCACATAGGTTTATGAGACCTttactcttgtatttgaaaatatCGTGCGAcattgtagaaaatgtatgggatgcattaatttatcgtgatgcatcgatatcgaggtaTTGATAATcagaatcgaatcgtgagaccactGGAGGATACACACCTCTAGTGGACTGGGCAGATGAAAAACAACTGAACTAATTCACAGCAAACCCACCCAGATTCAAGCATTCAGATTTACTCTTGTTGTCTGGCCTCTGCATTCCTCCTGcatgcacagtaaaaaaactTCTGTGTTGTGTTCTTCCAGCAGGACTGTGcagcagaggaagagaagagaggtgggtttttttttagatttttttttaaataattcttcTTCAATATAAAACGGGCCACATTTTTTGCTACATTTGTATGGTTTTCCATTGCATTCAGTAAGAACTTCTTCAGTACAACTTCTCGAGGGATTTAGATGTCACGACTGTAAATAAGTTACTGTAGGGTGTGACTGCAATAAAAACAGGTTTGCAGGGTACTGGTTGTTAAAAGGTTAATGAAATGCAGGTAAATTAACAAATTGATGTCAACTATTTATGTGAAGTATTTAATTGAGAAGAAATAAGTTGGGGGCACACAGTGGCATGGTGGTAGTGACCTGGCCTCACCGCGCCAAGGTTGTGagatgctctccccatgttgatGCACATTTTCTTCTGGGTCCTCCGGTTTCAGTAATGTATGTGGAGGAGTATTTCGGCATATTATATAATGTCACAGAATCAACATTCAGAAAGTTCCCATCAGCCACCACAGCAAAACAGGAAATGGCTGGTTGGGTGGGCTAGCAAACCGGTTGCCTGTGGATTATTTTCTGGCAACTTTGTTCTGTTTGAACTTATTAAGGTATTACTTAAGTAAGTAAGATGTTGCTTTTCTTTACAACTAGCAAAGCATTGCAAAACAACACAGCGATTGGCAACGAGTGATAATCACTTTTGGGggggtcattttatttttttgtacagataATCAGGAACCCATTGTTCAGAATGGACATGGTAATCGACCAGGTGAGCAGATAATCGTGTTTCACCATGTTGCTCCTCTTTTCTCCTTCCACTCTCTGTAGGGCAACTCCCTCCTCAGGTCTCCTCCTCGCCTCTCTGGTTCCTTCTCGCTCtctcacgctctctctctcgcttctaTATGGATGTTCCGATAAGAATAGCTTTAAAGGTAAAATCTGTTTCCTGTCTGGGTGGCCCATATACTTTAGTGTCTGTTGTCAAGGCGTAGCAATTGGGATCAATAATCATAAACTCTATCCAATTCTTAATATTCATACAAATATTATTGTCCTATCAGTAagaattttgaataaatgacTTGATTCTGACCAAGActaaaaaacactttaaacacTGTAGAATATGGTAGGCAGGCAACTCCTAGCTTTGTGATGCGGCTCTCATTATCCTCTCAGAAGGTGTTCTAGTTAGACAACGTGCAAAGTTGCATTATTATGGCAATTCTCTACTCGTAAGTTGAAACTGTACTAATGAGAGGCTATTTGCTGAAATGAAAAGCAGCATGACGCCATAAAACAGTAATAAGGCAGCAAATAGAGACAGATAGCATGCAGCCTGGAGATAAAtactttatttctgtttattcagAGGCAAGTGGAATTGAAGTGAAGTCTACTCACCAGTCAACTGAGCCAAATGGAGAGGAGGCGGAGACAGGTGCTGTGACATCATCTGCGGTCCGCGCCAATGGAGTGGTGCAGCAGCCATTGGCCCAGGACACACCACCCACAACAAACGGCCCCACGGGCGAAGTGCTCCCCGGTGGCATCACCTTAACCTTTCTTGGCTTTTCTGAGGTGGGTCCAGGTGAGAGCACGAGTGTGGATGAGGAAGGAGGAGCAATCATGCGAGCTGAGCGAGTGGTCATCGCTGACGAGGTGGAGGATGATATAGAAGAGGACACTCCAGGCAGTCTGATGGAAGAGTTTACACTGGATGTAGCTGAGAGCAACAGTCCTTCTAAGACCCAGGAGGAACATGCTGAATCAGTGGAGAAATGTTACACCGAGCCCGTCGCCCCAGATCAGGGATCTGATGGAACAGAGAAGAAaactgaagatgatgaagaaaaCACAACAGAAGCCAGACGCTCGCCCGGTCCTCCCGAAGCCAGACGCTCGCCCGGTCCTCCCGAAGCCAGACGCTCGCCCGGTCCTCCCGAAGCCAGACGCTCGCCCGGTCCTCCCGAAGCCAGACGCTCGCCCGGTCCTCCCGAAGCCAGGCGCTCGCCCGGTCCTCCCGAAGCCAGGCGCTCGCCCGGTCCTCCCGAAGCCAGGCGCTCGCCCGGTCCTCCCGAAGCCAGACGCTCGCCCGGTCCTCCCGAAGCCAGACGCTCGCCCGGTCCTCCCAAAGCCAAAGTGTCTTCACCTGCTGAATCTGTAGAGCTTGTGAAAGAGGAGCCCAAAAGCTCAGCCTTACCTCAGGGACCTCCTATCCCGGGCCGGTTCCATGAAATCCCATTAGATGGTTCACGTTCAGAACCACGAGTAGAGGAGGAGCCTCTGCTGGTCTCTAAAGTGTCCCCACTGACCAACGATGAGAGCCGGGTGGAGGCAGTCGGTGCCCCCAAACGCAAGACCTGCCAATGCTGCTCCGTCATGTGAGTTTCCCATAATCTGATTGGATGCACGAATCTCAGCTAACCTGCTTTGGCCCAGATGACCCAACCCAAACACATTTCCATCCCACCTGACTGGTATTTCTGGTACTTCAGTGGCCCTGGTGTCCTGCATGGTGTGAGGACAGTGACTGTTTTTATAGAGAGGCAGATCCCAGCCAAGTGC contains:
- the palm3 gene encoding paralemmin-3 isoform X1: MDEMEKYQQRIQAIAEKRQIQEAQERARRELEEEKLRLQQLKRKSLRDQWLMEGPPISPDASGPRSPLWSLQAQDMEKQIENLQTKTLQLEEKVAQHMGHSSEELKSDSITHDSQDCAAEEEKRDNQEPIVQNGHGNRPEASGIEVKSTHQSTEPNGEEAETGAVTSSAVRANGVVQQPLAQDTPPTTNGPTGEVLPGGITLTFLGFSEVGPGESTSVDEEGGAIMRAERVVIADEVEDDIEEDTPGSLMEEFTLDVAESNSPSKTQEEHAESVEKCYTEPVAPDQGSDGTEKKTEDDEENTTEARRSPGPPEARRSPGPPEARRSPGPPEARRSPGPPEARRSPGPPEARRSPGPPEARRSPGPPEARRSPGPPEARRSPGPPEARRSPGPPKAKVSSPAESVELVKEEPKSSALPQGPPIPGRFHEIPLDGSRSEPRVEEEPLLVSKVSPLTNDESRVEAVGAPKRKTCQCCSVM
- the palm3 gene encoding paralemmin-3 isoform X2; the protein is MDEMEKYQQRIQAIAEKRQIQEAQERARRELEEEKLRLQQLKRKSLRDQWLMEGPPISPDASGPRSPLWSLQAQDMEKQIENLQTKTLQLEEKVAQHMGHSSEELKSDSITHDSDCAAEEEKRDNQEPIVQNGHGNRPEASGIEVKSTHQSTEPNGEEAETGAVTSSAVRANGVVQQPLAQDTPPTTNGPTGEVLPGGITLTFLGFSEVGPGESTSVDEEGGAIMRAERVVIADEVEDDIEEDTPGSLMEEFTLDVAESNSPSKTQEEHAESVEKCYTEPVAPDQGSDGTEKKTEDDEENTTEARRSPGPPEARRSPGPPEARRSPGPPEARRSPGPPEARRSPGPPEARRSPGPPEARRSPGPPEARRSPGPPEARRSPGPPEARRSPGPPKAKVSSPAESVELVKEEPKSSALPQGPPIPGRFHEIPLDGSRSEPRVEEEPLLVSKVSPLTNDESRVEAVGAPKRKTCQCCSVM